A DNA window from Maribellus comscasis contains the following coding sequences:
- a CDS encoding biotin/lipoyl-containing protein, protein MPVEIKLDNRVAWVNLLNQNGNLLEVEVDGKIYKVDLMHTADGTFSILEGGHSYNIELVPHEQPKKYTAYTLYKEFELEVIDAEARYLLNRGANGFGSNENTISSPMPGKVVQILVNEGDEIKEGENAIIISAMKMESEYKSPRDGKVKKINVKAGDTIEGNQILIELE, encoded by the coding sequence ATGCCAGTTGAAATAAAACTAGACAACAGAGTTGCATGGGTAAATCTGTTAAATCAAAATGGAAATCTTCTTGAAGTTGAGGTTGACGGAAAGATCTACAAGGTAGATTTAATGCATACAGCCGACGGAACCTTTTCAATTTTGGAAGGAGGACATTCCTATAACATTGAGCTCGTGCCTCATGAACAACCCAAAAAATACACTGCTTACACGCTTTACAAAGAATTTGAGCTTGAAGTTATTGATGCCGAAGCTCGTTACCTCTTAAACAGGGGAGCCAACGGGTTTGGCTCAAACGAAAATACAATTTCATCGCCAATGCCGGGAAAAGTAGTTCAGATACTGGTTAACGAAGGTGATGAAATAAAAGAAGGCGAGAATGCGATTATCATTTCTGCCATGAAAATGGAAAGCGAATACAAATCGCCCCGCGACGGGAAGGTAAAAAAGATAAATGTCAAAGCGGGAGATACAATCGAAGGAAATCAGATTTTAATTGAACTGGAATAA
- a CDS encoding acyl-CoA carboxylase subunit beta — protein MDLKDKYNQLEELNKKAELGGGIERIEKQHTAGKKSARERILQLLDPGTFNEIDKLVTHRSYDFGMETKKILGDGLISGYGKINGRLVYVFAQDFTVFGGSLSRANADKIVKIQELALKMGAPVIGLNDSGGARIQEGVESLAGYADIFYNNVVASGVIPQISAILGPCAGGAVYSPALTDFIFMVNEKSHMFVTGPDVIKTVTHEEVSKEELGGASTHNTKSGVAHFNGADEDQTLMMIRELLSFLPSNNLEDPPVKTTIDPSDRVEESLQDLVPADPNKPYDMHEIIQKVIDNKHFLEVQAQYAKNIVVGFARFGGKPVGIVANQPAHLAGVLDINSSVKAARFVRFCDAFNLPLVTFVDVPGFLPGTGQEFGGIIKHGAKLLYAFSEATVPKITIITRKAYGGAYDVMSSKHIGADVNFAYPTAEIAVMGPEGAINIIHRNKLNDDEKVNAVQEYREKFANPYKAASLGYVDEIINPRDTRKKIIDALDMTQNKRKSNPPKKHGNIPL, from the coding sequence ATGGATTTAAAAGACAAGTATAACCAGCTCGAAGAATTGAATAAAAAAGCCGAGTTGGGTGGAGGAATTGAACGTATCGAAAAACAACATACTGCCGGAAAAAAATCGGCTCGTGAAAGGATTTTGCAATTACTCGACCCCGGTACTTTTAACGAAATAGACAAATTGGTTACCCACCGTAGTTATGACTTTGGAATGGAAACCAAAAAGATACTTGGAGATGGTTTAATTTCGGGATACGGAAAAATAAATGGCAGGCTTGTTTATGTTTTTGCCCAGGACTTTACAGTATTTGGTGGTTCATTGAGCCGGGCAAATGCCGACAAGATTGTCAAAATTCAGGAATTGGCACTTAAAATGGGAGCACCTGTTATTGGTTTAAACGATTCAGGTGGAGCCAGAATTCAGGAAGGAGTGGAAAGTCTTGCTGGCTATGCCGATATTTTCTATAACAACGTTGTAGCATCGGGAGTTATTCCGCAAATTTCAGCTATTTTAGGTCCTTGTGCCGGTGGAGCAGTTTACTCTCCTGCCCTTACTGATTTTATTTTCATGGTGAATGAAAAAAGCCACATGTTTGTTACCGGACCAGATGTAATTAAAACTGTTACACACGAAGAAGTTAGCAAAGAAGAACTGGGTGGAGCCTCAACACATAATACAAAAAGCGGCGTTGCTCATTTTAATGGAGCTGATGAAGACCAGACTTTAATGATGATAAGGGAACTACTTAGTTTTCTTCCCTCAAATAACCTGGAAGATCCTCCCGTAAAAACAACAATCGATCCTTCTGACCGTGTGGAAGAAAGTTTGCAGGATCTGGTACCGGCTGACCCCAACAAACCTTACGACATGCACGAGATTATTCAAAAAGTAATCGACAACAAACACTTTTTGGAAGTCCAGGCACAATACGCAAAAAATATAGTTGTAGGATTTGCCCGCTTTGGAGGCAAGCCCGTTGGGATTGTTGCAAACCAACCGGCTCACCTGGCGGGAGTACTTGACATAAATTCGTCGGTAAAAGCTGCTCGGTTTGTTCGTTTCTGCGATGCCTTCAATTTACCCTTGGTAACTTTTGTTGATGTCCCGGGATTTTTGCCCGGAACCGGCCAGGAATTTGGCGGTATCATTAAACACGGGGCAAAACTTCTATATGCTTTTTCTGAAGCAACGGTTCCAAAAATTACGATTATTACGCGAAAAGCTTATGGCGGAGCGTATGATGTAATGTCAAGCAAGCACATTGGTGCTGATGTAAATTTTGCTTATCCTACAGCTGAAATTGCTGTTATGGGCCCCGAAGGAGCAATAAATATTATTCATCGGAATAAACTAAACGACGATGAAAAAGTAAACGCGGTGCAGGAATACCGGGAAAAATTTGCCAATCCATACAAGGCTGCATCACTGGGTTATGTTGATGAAATCATTAATCCCAGGGACACCCGTAAAAAAATTATTGATGCGCTGGATATGACTCAAAACAAACGAAAGTCAAATCCACCCAAAAAGCATGGAAATATTCCGTTATAA
- the rpsF gene encoding 30S ribosomal protein S6, protein MLNQYETVFICTPVLSEPQVKEAVKKFKELIAENGGEMIHEEDWGMKKLAYPIQKKSTGFYHLFEFKADPSFISKYETEFRRDERVIRFMTVKLDKYAIEYSNKRKKLQKAKTEQEG, encoded by the coding sequence ATGTTGAATCAGTATGAAACCGTTTTCATTTGTACTCCCGTTTTATCTGAGCCACAGGTAAAGGAAGCGGTAAAAAAATTCAAGGAACTCATCGCTGAAAATGGAGGCGAGATGATCCATGAAGAAGATTGGGGAATGAAAAAACTGGCTTACCCAATCCAGAAAAAATCGACAGGCTTTTATCATTTATTTGAATTTAAAGCTGATCCTTCTTTTATTTCAAAGTATGAAACTGAATTCCGTCGCGACGAAAGAGTAATCAGGTTTATGACCGTTAAACTCGATAAGTACGCAATTGAATACAGCAATAAAAGAAAAAAATTACAAAAAGCTAAAACAGAACAGGAGGGATAA
- the rpsR gene encoding 30S ribosomal protein S18 has protein sequence MAQNSSEIRYLTPPSVEIKKKKYCRFKKNGIKYVDYKDPEFLKKFLNEQGKILPRRITGTSLKYQRKVGQAIKRARQIALLPFVTDMLK, from the coding sequence ATGGCACAGAATTCAAGTGAAATCAGATATCTGACTCCACCGTCAGTTGAAATCAAAAAGAAAAAATATTGCCGTTTTAAAAAGAACGGAATTAAATACGTGGATTACAAAGACCCGGAATTCCTGAAAAAATTCTTAAATGAACAAGGTAAAATTTTACCTCGCCGAATTACCGGGACATCGTTAAAATATCAGCGTAAAGTTGGTCAGGCTATCAAACGTGCCCGCCAAATTGCTTTATTGCCATTTGTAACCGACATGTTAAAATAG
- the rplI gene encoding 50S ribosomal protein L9 yields MEIILTQDVERLGSKDDIVSVKDGFARNFLIPQKMAIAATETAKKVLAENIKQRAHKEAKLKDAAAEIAEKIANKKITIGAKTSSSGKIFGSVNTIQLAEAINKKGFEIERKQIILPEDSIKEVGTYTAKIKLHKEVVVSIEFEVVAE; encoded by the coding sequence ATGGAAATTATATTAACACAAGACGTTGAACGTTTAGGAAGTAAAGACGACATTGTATCTGTAAAAGATGGTTTTGCACGTAACTTCCTTATTCCGCAAAAAATGGCGATTGCCGCTACGGAAACTGCAAAAAAAGTTTTGGCGGAAAACATAAAACAACGTGCGCACAAAGAAGCAAAACTAAAAGACGCTGCAGCTGAGATCGCAGAAAAAATTGCAAACAAAAAGATTACCATTGGAGCAAAAACCAGCTCATCAGGCAAAATTTTTGGTTCAGTTAATACCATCCAGTTGGCAGAAGCTATCAACAAAAAAGGTTTTGAAATTGAACGCAAACAAATTATTCTTCCTGAGGATAGCATAAAAGAAGTTGGTACTTACACAGCAAAAATTAAGTTACATAAAGAAGTTGTTGTAAGTATTGAGTTCGAAGTTGTGGCTGAATAA
- a CDS encoding T9SS type A sorting domain-containing protein, translated as MWNGAYVGTFINAYDSRSLSISPNPSIGEVTLAIESSDEKELITEEWELEIYNNSQTLKGAKTKIKGKEYKLNTSGWKDGVYMVRITYKDEILTGKLVVKR; from the coding sequence ATGTGGAACGGGGCATATGTTGGTACGTTTATAAATGCTTATGATTCAAGAAGTCTGTCCATTTCGCCTAACCCTTCCATAGGTGAAGTAACATTAGCCATTGAATCTTCAGATGAAAAAGAACTTATTACCGAAGAATGGGAACTGGAAATATATAATAACAGCCAAACGTTAAAAGGGGCCAAAACCAAAATAAAGGGAAAAGAATACAAACTCAATACTTCGGGCTGGAAAGACGGGGTGTATATGGTGCGCATAACATACAAAGATGAAATTTTAACCGGGAAATTAGTAGTAAAGCGATAG